The proteins below come from a single Aegilops tauschii subsp. strangulata cultivar AL8/78 chromosome 6, Aet v6.0, whole genome shotgun sequence genomic window:
- the LOC109748073 gene encoding uncharacterized protein codes for MAREKKSAAPAPAPTTIRALGDDLLREVFLRLPSLPSLVRAALTCPAFLRAVRSSPAFRRRFRDLHPAPLLGFFLYIHNHVMPAFLPVRRRSDPDHAAAVRGADVFLTRVPLDEEEDEGQVEYADDPGWLMNGCRDGYVVLFYSLSHRAAVYDPLTRRPHLLSVPLEEIFGELPGETVVGLEFHVVTSEEDHRPLRVICICTEMGAPRVAVFSPDTREWQISSDAGSLQLPAGDSGTVVNGCVYWASAADIHVLNTATLHFSRIDPPPHMQDAGVKVGETSDGKLCVAWATGLMLKVWVRRAATAGVDEWMPDTEKWMLDAIDELELPFEYECPELEVVAIIGGIVYLSTYVASQPSSRWFLSFCTETEELEVVCPTSWRGLLFWYAIR; via the coding sequence ATGGCCCGGGAGAAGAAATCCGCAGCTCCCGCTCCCGCTCCCACCACCATACGGGCCCTCGGCGACGACCTCCTGCGCGAGGTGTTCCTCCGCCTACCCTCCCTCCCGAGCCTCGTCCGCGCCGCCCTTACCTGCCCCGCCTTCCTCCGCGCCGTCCGCTCGTCCCCCGCATTCCGCCGCCGCTTCCGCGACCTCCACCCGGCCCCGCTCCTGGGCTTCTTCCTCTACATCCACAACCACGTTATGCCCGCCTTCCTGCCCGTCCGCCGCCGGTCCGACCCAGACCACGCCGCGGCCGTTCGCGGCGCCGACGTCTTCCTCACCCGGGTCCCCTTagacgaagaagaagacgaaggccAAGTCGAATACGCCGACGACCCCGGATGGTTGATGAACGGGTGCCGCGATGGGTACGTGGTTCTCTTCTACTCGCTCAGCCATCGGGCGGCCGTCTACGACCCCCTCACGCGGCGCCCGCATCTTCTCTCTGTGCCCTTGGAAGAGATCTTCGGAGAACTCCCCGGAGAGACCGTGGTTGGGCTTGAGTTCCACGTGGTCACCTCCGAAGAGGACCACCGGCCGCTCCGCGTGATCTGCATCTGCACGGAAATGGGAGCACCGCGGGTCGCTGTCTTCTCGCCGGACACCAGGGAGTGGCAGATCTCCTCAGACGCGGGGAGCCTGCAGCTGCCCGCCGGAGACAGTGGTACGGTTGTGAACGGGTGCGTCTACTGGGCATCTGCAGCCGATATCCATGTGCTGAACACCGCAACACTGCACTTCTCCCGGATCGATCCGCCGCCGCATATGCAAGACGCGGGTGTCAAGGTCGGTGAGACCAGTGATGGAAAGCTCTGTGTCGCCTGGGCAACTGGTCTCATGCTTAAAGTTTGGGTCCGGAGAGCCGCCACCGCGGGCGTCGACGAATGGATGCCGGACACTGAAAAATGGATGCTGGATGcgattgatgaattggagctaccATTTGAATATGAATGCCCTGAACTGGAGGTTGTGGCCATCATCGGTGGCATTGTGTATTTGTCTACCTATGTGGCATCGCAGCCTAGTTCTCGCTGGTTCCTGTCCTTCTGCACTGAAACAGAGGAGCTGGAGGTGGTCTGCCCTACTTCATGGCGTGGCCTCCTGTTCTGGTACGCAATTAGGTGA
- the LOC109769543 gene encoding F-box protein At5g03100-like: MPKKKAAASGTNRCFGDDILRHVLSYLPLDDALQTCVLNTRWRDHWRHTTDLSLIFDDLSFERFKQLVKLFIQLRGDSPLDKFVILAYPESDECTYTNTMLLIEYALKCQANELMVFSHHSYDTFVLGVPLISQHLNTIHLRLVYLESSSPDFSHCPVLEYLRIELCRINARRISSKSLKRMCITDQCSFPEDFHVRIFAPGLVSLQLDDFRGLTPSLEYMPFLVTAYVGLGILCPELKDRSSHAYPVAEGVILHGLSNAVNLELIADYRTEKLENTKKLISAMGAQETIEQSFVCAYLKVVNIECRKVDDGIHKIVNILTTCGVLRQQISIKNPHANSNCFSFQKHEQPRWRTPLAPEMCAQS, from the exons ATGCCCAAGAAGAAGGCCGCAGCGAGCGGCACGAATCGCTGCTTCGGCGACGACATCCTCCGGCACGTGCTGTCCTATCTGCCGCTGGACGATGCCCTGCAGACCTGCGTGCTCAACACCAGGTGGCGCGACCACTGGAGGCACACCACCGACCTGAGCCTCATCTTTGACGACCTGAGCTTCGAGCGTTTCAAACAGCTGGTCAAGCTCTTCATCCAGCTCCGCGGGGACTCGCCTCTCGACAAGTTTGTGATCCTCGCCTATCCTGAGAGTGACGAGTGCACGTACACAAACACCATGTTGTTGATCGAGTACGCTCTGAAGTGCCAAGCTAATGAGCTCATGGTCTTTAGTCATCACTCTTACGACACATTCGTACTCGGCGTGCCTCTCATCTCCCAGCACTTAAATACCATACACCTTCGCCTGGTTTACCTAGAAAGCTCCTCTCCAGATTTTTCGCACTGCCCGGTATTAGAGTATCTAAGGATAGAGCTGTGTAGAATTAATGCACGCAGGATATCTTCCAAATCGCTAAAGCGCATGTGCATTACCGACCAATGTTCCTTCCCGGAGGACTTCCACGTTCGGATATTTGCCCCTGGTCTTGTCTCACTGCAACTTGATGATTTTCGCGGCTTGACACCTTCCCTTGAATACATGCCATTTTTAGTAACAGCTTATGTTGGGCTTGGCATTCTATGCCCTGAACTCAAGGACCGTAGTTCTCATGCTTATCCTGTTGCAGAGGGTGTGATTCTCCATGGTTTGTCCAATGCTGTCAACTTGGAGTTGATAGCTGATTACAGAACTGAAAAG CTTGAGAACACTAAG AAACTCATTAGTGCAATgggagctcaagaaacaatagaACAGTCATTTGTGTGTGCCTACCTTAAGGTTGTCAACATTGAATGTAGAAAGGTTGATGATGGGATTCACAAGATTGTCAACATCTTGACTACATGTGGAGTACTTCGTCAGCAAATTAGCATCAAGAACCCACATGCTAACTCAAACT GTTTCAGCTTCCAGAAGCACGAGCAACCGCGGTGGCGTACACCATTGGCGCCTGAGATGTGTGCTCAGTCGTGA